From Pan paniscus chromosome 6, NHGRI_mPanPan1-v2.0_pri, whole genome shotgun sequence, one genomic window encodes:
- the TMEM139 gene encoding transmembrane protein 139, protein MVPMHLLGRLEKPLLLLCCASFLLGLALLGIKTDITPVAYFFLTLGGFFLFAYLLVRFLEWGLRSQLQSMQTESPGPSGNARDNEAFEVPVYEEAVVGLESQCRPQELDQPPPYSTVVIPPAPEDEQPSHPEGSRRAKLEQRRMASEGSMAQEGSPGRAPINLRLRGPRAVSTAPDLQSLAAVPRLEPLTPPPAYDVCFGHPDDDSVFYEDNWAPP, encoded by the exons ATGGTGCCAATGCACTTACTGGGGAGACTGGAGAAGCCGCTTCTCCTCCTGTGCTGCGCCTCCTTCCTACTGGGGCTGGCTTTGCTGGGCATAAAGACGGACATCACCCCCGTTGCTTATTTCTTTCTCACATTGGGTGGCTTCTTCTTGTTTGCCTATCTCCTGGTCCGGTTTCTGGAATGGGGGCTTCGGTCCCAGCTCCAATCAATGCAGACTGAGAGCCCAGGGCCCTCAGGCAATGCACG GGACAATGAAGCCTTTGAAGTGCCAGTCTATGAAGAGGCCGTGGTGGGACTAGAATCCCAGTGCCGCCCCCAAGAGTTGGACCAACCACCCCCCTACAGCACTGTTGTGATACCCCCAGCACCTGAGGACGAACAACCTAGCCATCCAGAGGGGTCCAGGAGAGCCAAACTGGAACAGAGGCGAATGGCCTCAGAGGGGTCCATGGCCCAGGAAGGAAGCCCTGGAAGAGCTCCAATCAACCTTCGGCTTCGGGGACCACGGGCTGTGTCCACTGCTCCTGATCTGCAGAGCTTGGCGGCAGTCCCCAGATTAGAGCCTCTGACTCCACCTCCTGCCTATGATGTCTGCTTTGGTCACCCTGATGATGATAGTGTTTTTTATGAGGACAACTGGGCACCCCCTTAA